A single Atopobiaceae bacterium DNA region contains:
- a CDS encoding ABC transporter permease has product MADGWAKRAWNTPAKRDGFILRQLVGKDFKLKYRRSVLGVLWSVLNPLLMMCVMALVFSSFMKVGSDTVKCFPLYLIIGNTVFQVMTDSTNQGMSSIINAASLLKKVKINRYVFPIEKVLFACVNFAFSMIAVIIVMLWFQIAPTATIVLFPLALLYLMVFCAGLSLALSALSVFFRDVMHLWGVVVTAWTYLTPLFYTISILPDFMQRFEMFNPMYHYVTYFRDILLNGVWPSLHANLICAGCAVGALLIGYLIFRKNEHRFILYI; this is encoded by the coding sequence GTGGCTGACGGATGGGCCAAGCGGGCGTGGAACACCCCAGCGAAGCGGGATGGCTTCATTCTCAGGCAGCTCGTCGGCAAGGACTTCAAGCTCAAGTATCGCAGGAGCGTGCTCGGCGTCCTGTGGAGCGTCCTCAACCCACTGCTCATGATGTGCGTCATGGCACTGGTCTTCTCGAGCTTCATGAAGGTCGGCTCTGACACGGTCAAGTGCTTCCCGCTCTACCTCATCATCGGCAACACCGTCTTCCAGGTCATGACCGACTCGACCAACCAGGGCATGAGCTCGATCATCAATGCGGCATCGCTGCTCAAGAAGGTCAAGATCAACCGTTACGTCTTCCCGATCGAGAAGGTCCTGTTCGCCTGTGTGAACTTTGCCTTCTCCATGATCGCCGTCATCATCGTCATGCTGTGGTTCCAGATCGCGCCGACGGCCACCATCGTGCTGTTCCCCCTGGCCCTCCTCTATCTCATGGTCTTCTGTGCCGGCCTCTCGCTTGCGCTTTCGGCCCTCTCGGTCTTCTTCCGCGACGTCATGCACCTGTGGGGCGTCGTGGTCACGGCATGGACCTATCTCACGCCGCTCTTCTACACCATCTCGATCCTCCCCGACTTCATGCAGAGGTTCGAGATGTTCAACCCCATGTACCACTACGTCACCTATTTCCGTGACATCCTTTTGAACGGCGTCTGGCCATCCCTGCATGCGAACCTCATCTGTGCGGGCTGTGCGGTCGGCGCCCTTCTCATCGGGTACCTCATCTTCCGCAAGAACGAGCACCGTTTCATCCTCTACATCTAG
- a CDS encoding ABC transporter ATP-binding protein, which yields MRPSLPSEDSPVVIDVDDVTMVFNIASEQLNSLKEYFVHIAKHDLLFKEFKALEHIDFKVHRGEAFGLVGTNGSGKSTMLKIIAGVLEASKGTCTVVGSIAPLIELGAGFDMELTATENIYLNGALLGYSKDFIDSRFDQIVEFAELGEFMEMPLKNYSSGMVARIAFAIATVTEPDILIVDEALSVGDFIFQQKCERRIKELVDSNNVTVLLVSHSIDLVERMCDRVCWIEKGHQRMVGPTDEVCEAYRNMGRQIEEAQKAEENGLVTKDVDDSSETDE from the coding sequence ATGCGGCCTTCGCTTCCCTCGGAGGACTCGCCGGTCGTCATCGACGTCGATGACGTCACGATGGTGTTCAACATCGCCTCCGAGCAGTTGAACTCCCTGAAGGAGTACTTCGTCCACATCGCCAAGCATGACCTGCTCTTCAAGGAGTTCAAGGCCCTCGAGCACATCGACTTCAAGGTGCACAGGGGAGAGGCCTTCGGACTCGTCGGGACCAACGGCAGCGGCAAGTCGACCATGCTCAAGATCATTGCCGGTGTCCTGGAGGCATCGAAGGGAACCTGCACGGTCGTGGGTTCCATCGCGCCGCTGATCGAGCTCGGTGCCGGTTTCGACATGGAGCTCACTGCGACCGAGAACATCTATCTGAACGGGGCGCTCCTCGGCTATTCGAAGGACTTCATCGATTCGCGCTTCGACCAGATTGTCGAGTTCGCCGAGCTCGGGGAGTTCATGGAGATGCCGCTCAAGAACTATTCGAGCGGCATGGTCGCACGAATCGCCTTTGCCATCGCCACGGTGACCGAGCCCGACATCTTGATCGTGGACGAGGCTCTGTCGGTGGGCGACTTCATCTTCCAGCAGAAGTGCGAGCGACGCATCAAGGAGCTCGTCGACTCCAATAACGTGACCGTCCTGCTGGTGAGCCACAGCATCGACCTCGTCGAGCGGATGTGCGACCGCGTCTGCTGGATCGAGAAGGGCCATCAGCGCATGGTCGGGCCGACCGATGAGGTCTGCGAAGCCTATCGCAACATGGGCAGGCAGATCGAAGAGGCCCAGAAGGCCGAGGAGAACGGCCTCGTCACCAAGGACGTGGACGACAGCAGCGAGACCGATGAGTGA